One segment of Strix aluco isolate bStrAlu1 chromosome 17, bStrAlu1.hap1, whole genome shotgun sequence DNA contains the following:
- the EPB41L1 gene encoding band 4.1-like protein 1 isoform X5, which translates to MTTETGPGSEVKNAQEEAQQQQLEAAAHGPTAAAANPAGRDAEANEKPRAQADARNMEPGTEMEEKDYSETDGLSDKTTPSKTQKSPQKTTKKMKSALCRVTLLDGSEYECEVEKHARGQVLFDMVCEHLNLLEKDYFGLTFCDSDSQKNWLDPSKEIKKQIRSGPWNFAFTVKFYPPDPAQLTEDITRYYLCLQLRADIITGRLPCSFVTHALLGSYAVQAELGDYDAEEHVGNYVSELRFAPNQTRELEERIMELHKTYRGMTPGEAEIHFLENAKKLSMYGVDLHHAKDSEGIDIMLGVCANGLLIYRDRLRINRFAWPKILKISYKRSNFYIKIRPGEYEQFESTIGFKLPNHRSAKRLWKVCIEHHTFFRLVSPEPPPKGFLVMGSKFRYSGRTQAQTRQASALIDRPAPFFERSSSKRYTMSRSLDGEFSRPASVSENHDAGAEGEKRDEDGEFGSRRRSETEDEEVTTPTKIKELKPEHETTPRHKQEFLDKPEDVLLKHQASINELKRTLKEPNSKLVHRDRDRRLPSSPASSSPKHEDETPKGTPEKASETMEEDTLDDLASEHGASLSMESFTQKSLVSSPEGSEHWVFIERETPRLEAVALKKALGVKKEETHASSSEVKMSASISKVEMAVGKAKEVAGQEEPADAALDTRTRAKMIASPEDFESVWEDEIYEKETSGEPSQEAERLPAESAEDEPQEQSEEATTGEPGLPKPCHQPEERQRASNLGPEPPQGESEVVSKECTSAASRKPEARVPATATELVKIKVKASDDSSETSATQRIIYLGDPEGEEKDSKTHLLSETGGWLGLEETPESTVNVSREGSGHAAPVAEGFQPPSSASQQHRAVSGKPAEAPEQPGTGCPTSGWEEGLSLQQEKASAELTGCEAPKGDEALPCSREVGPEEMDLQSPKGGLKPCGLAGDGHKAEEHRGSPVQSLDFSTAVEGLSGRTGADGDKEESAKEVLQMEEIETKSPPSAVPQQGHPHTTAGLEGDKPSTPTPTSFPQQSSPAPAEPAPGAEPEGRDLSQGTSPVRGVGIPKDVNLSVEVAHKEASPVVSKGAPKDVSPVAEVTIPRGANPESEEEPQDMGFATWKLHRGASPVAGGPPQNTDAAAELIQVRDPATGEVAQDMDPVTAMATQRKVPATEEPLQEEKPMIKELSQDIGPISEKLTRDEGCGMEELSREKSLCLEELPPKAEESEEQTEAIIRDLPQEGPVAGGLLHTADPKAQEPPWDLEFNVGQDLQGRSPTVGETARDSDLALGQPLQDESPPKEAADVPHSHTPVAGLCQGSKTYRLSTLIYEGGGELHVSSGTHQIESGLLMCVAGRTGAVSQEHGDVTVAPGSWQDSESYRKTSVASKIKMFEQSEAERRAAQEGQERVPEAETSAKAKGKMGLAQDMVLNTGLASAPAVPVIPVGPASSGGSLALGQGAGSGDTSQPLSLKEDVSVDLEHEGEDSADLASPDSGCELTLAEAVRAGLREGAEEKAKPPRHRAPESDTGDEEQDQEKDSVFLKDNHLAIERKCSSITVSSTSSLEAEVDFTVIGDFHGTAFEDISRSLPELDKDKSETEDEGLVSLQHTDKVAPGLEEDVKGGEKVSQPSPDVSHLESSAPKTDAVTVGLGPGMKKPEADGSAPHQVEGGTPGSRDTTATAHAGTAETALATSDHSTKAGKGAVPATDLRSLSPITSGSAGKEVLTSIFSATAETLSTSTTTHVTKTVKGGFSETRIEKRIIITGDEDVDQDQALALAIKEAKLQHPDMLVTKAVVYRETEPSPEERDKKPQES; encoded by the exons ATGACGACAGAGACGGGCCCCGGCTCGGAGGTGAAGAACGCGCAGGAGGaggcgcagcagcagcagctggaggcggCCGCGCACGGCCCCACCGCCGCGGCTGCCAACCCCGCCGGCCGCGACGCTGAGGCCAATGAGAAGCCCAGGGCGCAGGCTGATGCCCGAAATATGGAGCCG GGCACAGAGATGGAGGAGAAGGACTACAGCGAGACAGATGGGCTCTCTGacaaaacaacccccagcaaGACCCAGAAGTCACCCCAGAAAACCACCAAGAAAATGAAGAGTGCTCTCTGCAGAGTGACCCTGCTTGATGGCTCCGAGTACGAATGCGAGGTGGAG AAGCATGCCCGAGGCCAGGTCCTCTTCGACATGGTGTGTGAGCACCTCAACCTCCTGGAGAAGGACTACTTCGGCCTGACCTTCTGCGACTCGGACAGCCAGAAG AACTGGCTGGACCCATCCAAGGAGATCAAGAAGCAGATCCGCA GTGGGCCCTGGAACTTCGCCTTCACGGTGAAGTTTTACCCTCCAGACCCTGCCCAGCTCACAGAGGACATCACAAG ATACTACCTGTGCCTGCAGCTCCGTGCGGACATCATCACGGGGCGCCTGCCCTGCTCCTTTGTCACGCACGCCCTGCTGGGCTCCTATGCGGTGCAGGCTGAGCTGGGCGACTACGATGCTGAGGAGCATGTGGGCAACTACGTCAGCGAGCTCCGCTTCGCCCCCAACCAGACGCGGGAGCTGGAGGAGCGCATCATGGAGTTGCACAAGACCTACCG GGGGATGACCCCCGGGGAAGCGGAGATCCACTTCCTGGAGAACGCCAAGAAGCTCTCCATGTACGGGGTGGACCTGCACCACGCCAAG GACTCAGAGGGCATCGACATCATGCTGGGTGTCTGCGCCAATGGCCTCCTCATCTACAGGGACCGGCTGAGGATCAACCGCTTCGCCTGGCCCAAAATCCTCAAAATTTCCTACAAGAGGAGCAACTTCTACATCAAGATCCGCCCGGGTGAG TATGAACAGTTTGAGAGCACCATTGGCTTCAAGCTGCCCAACCACCGCTCCGCCAAGCGTCTCTGGAAGGTCTGCATAGAGCATCACACCTTCTTCAG gctggtgtccccagagccaccCCCCAAGGGCTTCCTGGTGATGGGCTCCAAGTTTCGCTACAGCGGGCGGACGCAGGCGCAGACACGACAGGCCAGTGCCCTCATCGACCGCCCGGCTCCCTTCTTCGAGCGCTCCTCCAGCAAACGGTACACCATGTCTCGCAGCCTTGACGGAG AGTTCTCGCGCCCAGCCTCTGTCAGCGAGAACCACGACGCTGGGGCAGAGGGCGAGAAGCGGGATGAGGATGGTGAGTTTGGCAGCAGGAGACGGTCCGAGACAGAGGATGAGGAGGTGACCACCCCAACGAAAATCAAGGAGCTGAAG CCGGAGCACGAAACAACCCCCAGGCACAAGCAGGAG TTTTTAGACAAGCCAGAAGATGTTTTGCTGAAGCATCAGGCTAGCATCAATGAGCTGAAACGGACCCTGAAGGAGCCCAACAGCAAGCTGGTTCACAGGGACCGGGACAGGAGGCTGCCTTCCTCACCAGCCTCTTCCTCACCCAAGCATGAGGATGAAACACCAAAGGGAACCCCAGAAAAGGCCAGCGAG ACGATGGAAGAGGACACCCTAGACGATCTTGCATCTGAGCACGGAGCTTCCCTAAGCATGGAGTCTTTCACGCAGAAAAGCCTTGTCTCCTCTCCTGAG GGCTCGGAGCATTGGGTATTTATAGAGAGAGAAACTCCTAGGCTGGAAGCAGTAGCTCTAAAGAAAGCTCTGGGagtcaagaaagaagaaacacatgCAAGTTCTTCAGAGGTGAAAATGAGTGCGAGCATATCGAAAGTGGAGATGGCAGTAGGGAAAGCCAAGGAAGTGGCAGGCCAGGAAGAGCCTGCAGATGCAGCCCTGGATACCCGGACGAGAGCAAAAATGATTGCTAGTCCAGAGGATTTTGAGTCTGTTTGGGAGGATGAGATCTATGAGAAGGAAACCAGCGGGGAGCCCAGCCAGGAGGCAGAGCGCCTGCCAGCTGAGAGCGCAGAGGACGAGCCCCAAGAACAGAGCGAGGAAGCAACCACTGGTGAGCCAGGTCTGCCCAAGCCATGTCATCAGCCTGAGGAGAGGCAAAGGGCCAGTAATTTGGGGCCAGAGCCTCCCCAGGGAGAAAGCGAGGTGGTCTCCAAGGAGTGTACTTCTGCAGCCTCCAGGAAGCCGGAGGCCAGAGTGCCAGCCACAGCCACAGAGCTTGTTAAAATTAAAGTGAAGGCTAGTGATGACAGCTCGGAGACTTCTGCAACCCAGAGGATCATCTACTTAGGAGAtccagagggagaggagaaggataGTAAAACACACCTGCTCTCGGAGACGGGTGGATGGCTTGGCTTGGAGGAGACACCAGAATCTACTGTGAATGTGTCCAGGGAGGGATCTGGGCACGCGGCACCTGTGGCAGAAGGGTTCCAACCCCCTTCCTCAGCGAGTCAACAACACAGGGCAGTGTCTGGAAAACCTGCTGAAGCACCAGAGCAGCCTGGGACAGGATGTCCCACCTCAGGGTGGGAGGAAGGGCTGTCCCTACAGCAAGAGAAAGCATCTGCTGAGCTTACAGGCTGTGAAGCACCCAAGGGAGATGAAGCCCTACCATGCTCCCGAGAGGTGGGACCAGAGGAGATGGATCTGCAAAGCCCAAAGGGAGGCTTGAAGCCATGTGGCCTGGCAGGGGATGGCCACAAGGCTGAGGAGCACAGAGGGAGCCCAGTACAGAGCCTGGACTTCAGCACAGCAGTGGAGGGGCTCTCGGGAAGGACTGGAGCAGATGGTGACAAGGAGGAAAGTGCCAAAGAGGTTCTTCAGATGGAAGAGATAGAGACCAAGTCACCTCCATCAGCTGTGCCTCAGCAGGGCCACCCTCACACCACTGCGGGGTTGGAAGGGGATAAACCCAGCACTCCTACCCCTACGTCCTTTCCCCAGCAGTCCAGCCCTGCCCCTGCTGAGCCAGCCCCAGGCGCTGAACCTGAGGGCAGAGACCTGTCTCAGGGCACCAGTCCTGTAAGAGGTGTGGGCATACCCAAGGATGTGAACCTCTCCGTGGAGGTGGCACACAAGGAGGCAAGCCCTGTAGTCAGCAAAGGAGCACCTAAGGATGTGAGCCCTGTAGCAGAAGTGACAATACCCAGGGGTGCCAATCCTGAGTCTGAAGAAGAACCCCAAGACATGGGCTTTGCTACGTGGAAACTACACCGAGGTGCAAGTCCTGTTGCAGGAGGACCACCCCAAAACACagatgctgcagcagagctgatccAGGTCAGAGACCCAGCCACAGGGGAGGTGGCCCAGGACATGGACCCTGTCACAGCGATGGCAACCCAGAGGAAAGTCCCTGCCACAGAAGAGCCGCTCCAGGAGGAGAAGCCTATGATAAAAGAGCTCTCCCAGGACATAGGGCCCATTTCAGAGAAGCTGACCAGAGATGAAGGCTGTGGGATGGAAGAATTGTCCCGTGAGAAAAGCCTTTGCTTGGAAGAGCTGCCTCCCAAGGCAGAAGAATCAGAAGAACAGACTGAGGCCATAATAAGAGACCTGCCCCAAGAGGGTCCTGTGGCTGGAGGGCTGCTCCACACTGCAGATCCCAAAGCGCAAGAGCCACCCTGGGACTTAGAGTTTAATGTGGGACAAGATCTGCAGGGCAGGAGCCCTACAGTAGGAGAAACCGCCAGGGACAGTGACCTTGCTCTGGGGCAGCCTCTGCAGGACGAGTCTCCTCCCAAAGAAGCTGCTGATGTCCCGCACTCCCACACCCCTGTAGCAGGTTTGTGTCAAGGAAGCAAGACGTACCGGCTCTCTACCTTGATCTATGAAGGTGGGGGAGAGCTGCACGTGAGCAGTGGGACACATCAAATAGAGTCTGGGTTGTTGATGTGTGTGGCTGGGAGGACGGGAGCTGTATCGCAGGAGCATGGAGATGTCACTGTGGCCCCAGGTAGCTGGCAGGACAGCGAGAGCTACAGGAAAACCTCAGTGGCCTCTAAGATTAAGATGTTCGAGCAAAGCGAAGCGGAGAGAAGGGCAGCCCAGGAGGGACAAGAGCGTGTGCCTGAAGCTGAGACATCAGCAAAAGCAAAGGGGAAGATGGGTCTGGCACAGGACATGGTTTTGAACACAGGCCTTGCCTCAGCACCAGCGGTGCCAGTCATTCCGGTGGGACCCGCGTCCAGTGGGGGCTCCTTGGCCCTCGGGCAAGGGGCTGGTTCGGGAGACACCTCCCAGCCTCTCTCTCTGAAGGAAGATGTTTCTGTTGACCTGGAGCACGAAGGAGAAGACAGTGCTGACCTGGCCTCCCCTGACTCTGGCTGCGAACTCACACTGGCAGAAGCCGTG AGAGCGGGCTTGAGGGAGGGCGCCGAGGAGAAAGCTAAGCCACCTCGGCACAGGGCTCCTGAGAGTGACACCGGCGACGAGGAGCAGGACCAGGAGAAGGACTCGGTCTTTCTGAAGGACAACCACCTGGCCATCGAGCGCAAGTGCTCCAGCATCACGGTCAGCTCAACCTCCAGCCTGGAAGCAGAGGTGGACTTCACAGTTATTGGTGACTTCCATGGCACAGCCTTTGAGGACATCTCCCGGAGCCTGCCTGAGCTGGACAAGGACAAAAGTGAAACAGAAGACGAAGGCCTGGTTTCCTTGCAGCACACTGACAAAGTAGCTCCCGGACTGGAAGAGGATGTCAAAGGCGGGGAGAAGgtctcccagcccagcccagatgTCTCCCATCTAGAG
- the EPB41L1 gene encoding band 4.1-like protein 1 isoform X2 → MTTETGPGSEVKNAQEEAQQQQLEAAAHGPTAAAANPAGRDAEANEKPRAQADARNMEPGTEMEEKDYSETDGLSDKTTPSKTQKSPQKTTKKMKSALCRVTLLDGSEYECEVEKHARGQVLFDMVCEHLNLLEKDYFGLTFCDSDSQKNWLDPSKEIKKQIRSGPWNFAFTVKFYPPDPAQLTEDITRYYLCLQLRADIITGRLPCSFVTHALLGSYAVQAELGDYDAEEHVGNYVSELRFAPNQTRELEERIMELHKTYRGMTPGEAEIHFLENAKKLSMYGVDLHHAKDSEGIDIMLGVCANGLLIYRDRLRINRFAWPKILKISYKRSNFYIKIRPGEYEQFESTIGFKLPNHRSAKRLWKVCIEHHTFFRLVSPEPPPKGFLVMGSKFRYSGRTQAQTRQASALIDRPAPFFERSSSKRYTMSRSLDGEFSRPASVSENHDAGAEGEKRDEDGEFGSRRRSETEDEEVTTPTKIKELKPEHETTPRHKQEFLDKPEDVLLKHQASINELKRTLKEPNSKLVHRDRDRRLPSSPASSSPKHEDETPKGTPEKASETMEEDTLDDLASEHGASLSMESFTQKSLVSSPEGSEHWVFIERETPRLEAVALKKALGVKKEETHASSSEVKMSASISKVEMAVGKAKEVAGQEEPADAALDTRTRAKMIASPEDFESVWEDEIYEKETSGEPSQEAERLPAESAEDEPQEQSEEATTGEPGLPKPCHQPEERQRASNLGPEPPQGESEVVSKECTSAASRKPEARVPATATELVKIKVKASDDSSETSATQRIIYLGDPEGEEKDSKTHLLSETGGWLGLEETPESTVNVSREGSGHAAPVAEGFQPPSSASQQHRAVSGKPAEAPEQPGTGCPTSGWEEGLSLQQEKASAELTGCEAPKGDEALPCSREVGPEEMDLQSPKGGLKPCGLAGDGHKAEEHRGSPVQSLDFSTAVEGLSGRTGADGDKEESAKEVLQMEEIETKSPPSAVPQQGHPHTTAGLEGDKPSTPTPTSFPQQSSPAPAEPAPGAEPEGRDLSQGTSPVRGVGIPKDVNLSVEVAHKEASPVVSKGAPKDVSPVAEVTIPRGANPESEEEPQDMGFATWKLHRGASPVAGGPPQNTDAAAELIQVRDPATGEVAQDMDPVTAMATQRKVPATEEPLQEEKPMIKELSQDIGPISEKLTRDEGCGMEELSREKSLCLEELPPKAEESEEQTEAIIRDLPQEGPVAGGLLHTADPKAQEPPWDLEFNVGQDLQGRSPTVGETARDSDLALGQPLQDESPPKEAADVPHSHTPVAGLCQGSKTYRLSTLIYEGGGELHVSSGTHQIESGLLMCVAGRTGAVSQEHGDVTVAPGSWQDSESYRKTSVASKIKMFEQSEAERRAAQEGQERVPEAETSAKAKGKMGLAQDMVLNTGLASAPAVPVIPVGPASSGGSLALGQGAGSGDTSQPLSLKEDVSVDLEHEGEDSADLASPDSGCELTLAEASKSQEPSGEEKDLSDPSIKSILKEENLKTAVPVVFQRAGLREGAEEKAKPPRHRAPESDTGDEEQDQEKDSVFLKDNHLAIERKCSSITVSSTSSLEAEVDFTVIGDFHGTAFEDISRSLPELDKDKSETEDEGLVSLQHTDKVAPGLEEDVKGGEKVSQPSPDVSHLESSAPKTDAVTVGLGPGMKKPEADGSAPHQVEGGTPGSRDTTATAHAGTAETALATSDHSTKAGKGAVPATDLRSLSPITSGSAGKEVLTSIFSATAETLSTSTTTHVTKTVKGGFSETRIEKRIIITGDEDVDQDQALALAIKEAKLQHPDMLVTKAVVYRETEPSPEERDKKPQES, encoded by the exons ATGACGACAGAGACGGGCCCCGGCTCGGAGGTGAAGAACGCGCAGGAGGaggcgcagcagcagcagctggaggcggCCGCGCACGGCCCCACCGCCGCGGCTGCCAACCCCGCCGGCCGCGACGCTGAGGCCAATGAGAAGCCCAGGGCGCAGGCTGATGCCCGAAATATGGAGCCG GGCACAGAGATGGAGGAGAAGGACTACAGCGAGACAGATGGGCTCTCTGacaaaacaacccccagcaaGACCCAGAAGTCACCCCAGAAAACCACCAAGAAAATGAAGAGTGCTCTCTGCAGAGTGACCCTGCTTGATGGCTCCGAGTACGAATGCGAGGTGGAG AAGCATGCCCGAGGCCAGGTCCTCTTCGACATGGTGTGTGAGCACCTCAACCTCCTGGAGAAGGACTACTTCGGCCTGACCTTCTGCGACTCGGACAGCCAGAAG AACTGGCTGGACCCATCCAAGGAGATCAAGAAGCAGATCCGCA GTGGGCCCTGGAACTTCGCCTTCACGGTGAAGTTTTACCCTCCAGACCCTGCCCAGCTCACAGAGGACATCACAAG ATACTACCTGTGCCTGCAGCTCCGTGCGGACATCATCACGGGGCGCCTGCCCTGCTCCTTTGTCACGCACGCCCTGCTGGGCTCCTATGCGGTGCAGGCTGAGCTGGGCGACTACGATGCTGAGGAGCATGTGGGCAACTACGTCAGCGAGCTCCGCTTCGCCCCCAACCAGACGCGGGAGCTGGAGGAGCGCATCATGGAGTTGCACAAGACCTACCG GGGGATGACCCCCGGGGAAGCGGAGATCCACTTCCTGGAGAACGCCAAGAAGCTCTCCATGTACGGGGTGGACCTGCACCACGCCAAG GACTCAGAGGGCATCGACATCATGCTGGGTGTCTGCGCCAATGGCCTCCTCATCTACAGGGACCGGCTGAGGATCAACCGCTTCGCCTGGCCCAAAATCCTCAAAATTTCCTACAAGAGGAGCAACTTCTACATCAAGATCCGCCCGGGTGAG TATGAACAGTTTGAGAGCACCATTGGCTTCAAGCTGCCCAACCACCGCTCCGCCAAGCGTCTCTGGAAGGTCTGCATAGAGCATCACACCTTCTTCAG gctggtgtccccagagccaccCCCCAAGGGCTTCCTGGTGATGGGCTCCAAGTTTCGCTACAGCGGGCGGACGCAGGCGCAGACACGACAGGCCAGTGCCCTCATCGACCGCCCGGCTCCCTTCTTCGAGCGCTCCTCCAGCAAACGGTACACCATGTCTCGCAGCCTTGACGGAG AGTTCTCGCGCCCAGCCTCTGTCAGCGAGAACCACGACGCTGGGGCAGAGGGCGAGAAGCGGGATGAGGATGGTGAGTTTGGCAGCAGGAGACGGTCCGAGACAGAGGATGAGGAGGTGACCACCCCAACGAAAATCAAGGAGCTGAAG CCGGAGCACGAAACAACCCCCAGGCACAAGCAGGAG TTTTTAGACAAGCCAGAAGATGTTTTGCTGAAGCATCAGGCTAGCATCAATGAGCTGAAACGGACCCTGAAGGAGCCCAACAGCAAGCTGGTTCACAGGGACCGGGACAGGAGGCTGCCTTCCTCACCAGCCTCTTCCTCACCCAAGCATGAGGATGAAACACCAAAGGGAACCCCAGAAAAGGCCAGCGAG ACGATGGAAGAGGACACCCTAGACGATCTTGCATCTGAGCACGGAGCTTCCCTAAGCATGGAGTCTTTCACGCAGAAAAGCCTTGTCTCCTCTCCTGAG GGCTCGGAGCATTGGGTATTTATAGAGAGAGAAACTCCTAGGCTGGAAGCAGTAGCTCTAAAGAAAGCTCTGGGagtcaagaaagaagaaacacatgCAAGTTCTTCAGAGGTGAAAATGAGTGCGAGCATATCGAAAGTGGAGATGGCAGTAGGGAAAGCCAAGGAAGTGGCAGGCCAGGAAGAGCCTGCAGATGCAGCCCTGGATACCCGGACGAGAGCAAAAATGATTGCTAGTCCAGAGGATTTTGAGTCTGTTTGGGAGGATGAGATCTATGAGAAGGAAACCAGCGGGGAGCCCAGCCAGGAGGCAGAGCGCCTGCCAGCTGAGAGCGCAGAGGACGAGCCCCAAGAACAGAGCGAGGAAGCAACCACTGGTGAGCCAGGTCTGCCCAAGCCATGTCATCAGCCTGAGGAGAGGCAAAGGGCCAGTAATTTGGGGCCAGAGCCTCCCCAGGGAGAAAGCGAGGTGGTCTCCAAGGAGTGTACTTCTGCAGCCTCCAGGAAGCCGGAGGCCAGAGTGCCAGCCACAGCCACAGAGCTTGTTAAAATTAAAGTGAAGGCTAGTGATGACAGCTCGGAGACTTCTGCAACCCAGAGGATCATCTACTTAGGAGAtccagagggagaggagaaggataGTAAAACACACCTGCTCTCGGAGACGGGTGGATGGCTTGGCTTGGAGGAGACACCAGAATCTACTGTGAATGTGTCCAGGGAGGGATCTGGGCACGCGGCACCTGTGGCAGAAGGGTTCCAACCCCCTTCCTCAGCGAGTCAACAACACAGGGCAGTGTCTGGAAAACCTGCTGAAGCACCAGAGCAGCCTGGGACAGGATGTCCCACCTCAGGGTGGGAGGAAGGGCTGTCCCTACAGCAAGAGAAAGCATCTGCTGAGCTTACAGGCTGTGAAGCACCCAAGGGAGATGAAGCCCTACCATGCTCCCGAGAGGTGGGACCAGAGGAGATGGATCTGCAAAGCCCAAAGGGAGGCTTGAAGCCATGTGGCCTGGCAGGGGATGGCCACAAGGCTGAGGAGCACAGAGGGAGCCCAGTACAGAGCCTGGACTTCAGCACAGCAGTGGAGGGGCTCTCGGGAAGGACTGGAGCAGATGGTGACAAGGAGGAAAGTGCCAAAGAGGTTCTTCAGATGGAAGAGATAGAGACCAAGTCACCTCCATCAGCTGTGCCTCAGCAGGGCCACCCTCACACCACTGCGGGGTTGGAAGGGGATAAACCCAGCACTCCTACCCCTACGTCCTTTCCCCAGCAGTCCAGCCCTGCCCCTGCTGAGCCAGCCCCAGGCGCTGAACCTGAGGGCAGAGACCTGTCTCAGGGCACCAGTCCTGTAAGAGGTGTGGGCATACCCAAGGATGTGAACCTCTCCGTGGAGGTGGCACACAAGGAGGCAAGCCCTGTAGTCAGCAAAGGAGCACCTAAGGATGTGAGCCCTGTAGCAGAAGTGACAATACCCAGGGGTGCCAATCCTGAGTCTGAAGAAGAACCCCAAGACATGGGCTTTGCTACGTGGAAACTACACCGAGGTGCAAGTCCTGTTGCAGGAGGACCACCCCAAAACACagatgctgcagcagagctgatccAGGTCAGAGACCCAGCCACAGGGGAGGTGGCCCAGGACATGGACCCTGTCACAGCGATGGCAACCCAGAGGAAAGTCCCTGCCACAGAAGAGCCGCTCCAGGAGGAGAAGCCTATGATAAAAGAGCTCTCCCAGGACATAGGGCCCATTTCAGAGAAGCTGACCAGAGATGAAGGCTGTGGGATGGAAGAATTGTCCCGTGAGAAAAGCCTTTGCTTGGAAGAGCTGCCTCCCAAGGCAGAAGAATCAGAAGAACAGACTGAGGCCATAATAAGAGACCTGCCCCAAGAGGGTCCTGTGGCTGGAGGGCTGCTCCACACTGCAGATCCCAAAGCGCAAGAGCCACCCTGGGACTTAGAGTTTAATGTGGGACAAGATCTGCAGGGCAGGAGCCCTACAGTAGGAGAAACCGCCAGGGACAGTGACCTTGCTCTGGGGCAGCCTCTGCAGGACGAGTCTCCTCCCAAAGAAGCTGCTGATGTCCCGCACTCCCACACCCCTGTAGCAGGTTTGTGTCAAGGAAGCAAGACGTACCGGCTCTCTACCTTGATCTATGAAGGTGGGGGAGAGCTGCACGTGAGCAGTGGGACACATCAAATAGAGTCTGGGTTGTTGATGTGTGTGGCTGGGAGGACGGGAGCTGTATCGCAGGAGCATGGAGATGTCACTGTGGCCCCAGGTAGCTGGCAGGACAGCGAGAGCTACAGGAAAACCTCAGTGGCCTCTAAGATTAAGATGTTCGAGCAAAGCGAAGCGGAGAGAAGGGCAGCCCAGGAGGGACAAGAGCGTGTGCCTGAAGCTGAGACATCAGCAAAAGCAAAGGGGAAGATGGGTCTGGCACAGGACATGGTTTTGAACACAGGCCTTGCCTCAGCACCAGCGGTGCCAGTCATTCCGGTGGGACCCGCGTCCAGTGGGGGCTCCTTGGCCCTCGGGCAAGGGGCTGGTTCGGGAGACACCTCCCAGCCTCTCTCTCTGAAGGAAGATGTTTCTGTTGACCTGGAGCACGAAGGAGAAGACAGTGCTGACCTGGCCTCCCCTGACTCTGGCTGCGAACTCACACTGGCAGAAGCC AGCAAATCTCAGGAACCaagtggggaagaaaaggatTTATCTGACCCGTCAATAAAATCCATCCTGAAAGAAGAGAATTTAAAGACTGCTGTTCCAGTGGTCTTCCAG AGAGCGGGCTTGAGGGAGGGCGCCGAGGAGAAAGCTAAGCCACCTCGGCACAGGGCTCCTGAGAGTGACACCGGCGACGAGGAGCAGGACCAGGAGAAGGACTCGGTCTTTCTGAAGGACAACCACCTGGCCATCGAGCGCAAGTGCTCCAGCATCACGGTCAGCTCAACCTCCAGCCTGGAAGCAGAGGTGGACTTCACAGTTATTGGTGACTTCCATGGCACAGCCTTTGAGGACATCTCCCGGAGCCTGCCTGAGCTGGACAAGGACAAAAGTGAAACAGAAGACGAAGGCCTGGTTTCCTTGCAGCACACTGACAAAGTAGCTCCCGGACTGGAAGAGGATGTCAAAGGCGGGGAGAAGgtctcccagcccagcccagatgTCTCCCATCTAGAG